The Aspergillus flavus chromosome 6, complete sequence nucleotide sequence AAGAAGTACACcaccatcctcgtcctctgaATCCGGATCTGTCACAAAAATCGGCTCACTTGCCGTCTGCCCATGCTGACTCCAATAAAGAGATGTCTGCGTGACGACGTCATGCTTGACCAGGCCGTCCAGGAACACACTCTTTCCTGAGTCGGTCACGCCGTATACGTAGCGATACTTTCGGCCACGTACTCGAGGGCTAACATGGGGTAGTTCCGGTCCTAGTCCCTTCCCCATCGAGAAAACCAGTTCCGCCGTGAGGGTCTTGGGACTCGATGCTTCGGGAACGGCAGGCAGGCGAAAGCGCCGGAAAGCTCCGCGAGCACTGTGGTTCCTTGACTCGCCAAAATGGCGGGCTGTGGCTGAGTCAGACAGTATATTGTCGATATAGAAGCGTTTTAATACGTCTAGGCTGTCGTATGCACAAACATCGGCGATGATATCTGTCTTGGAGGGATTGGTCGATGAATGCTCTTCATACGCATTAATTGTGTGGAAACTGAAGAAGGGATCGGACTCGTAACGCGCGATTAATCCCCGCCCTCCAGGAGTACGATCCACGACGAACCAGGTGCTGCGCTGTGTGGGGTCGTAGTCGGCCAATGCATCTACAAAGTTATGCGTCCATAGCAAGGACATGCCCCCAGCTCGAAAGCGAGCGTTCCAAAGACAGAGCACAACGTAGTGCTCCgtcagaagaagagagtgCACGTATGTAGCAGCATGCGTGAATGTTGCAAGAATGCTGGTTTTTCCTGTTGCTCGAGAAACATGGAAGATACGATAGGTGCTTGTCAGACCAATGTCTAGGTTGTAGTTGTAGACATCACCGGTGGTCAGGTCTGTCTTGCAATGGGCCGCGCTAAGGGGTCCACGGAGCGATGGATGCAAGACTGTTTGGTCCGCAATACCAATTGGCTCCAGAGTCTGAGGATCGAGCATCTGGAAAGTAGAGTTATCTGTGCGGTTGCAGAGTGTCTGGATGCCTGGCTCGGgcatcttctcctgcttgCTGCCCGTCGCCGACAAGCCGGGAAAGTTAACATTCAAAGAGACGCTGATGTCGACCTCGTCGGGAACACCTTGTGGAATGGTCTTAAAGACCGATTGCGCCTTCTGGAAGAGCGTCATGCATGGGTCATATTTAGCTCCAAAGGTGATCTCTCCACGGTATCCTGTTCGCTGTATCCTTCGGATGAGGCCATCGCAGGTCAGTCGGGAGTTGTGTGTGACGCGGACTCGAGGCTGCTCTGGTGTAGGAGTATGTATCTGGAAACGATGAACCTGGGCAAAATAGTCGAACCAGTGGCTCACACGATAGGTGGTTTGTTTCTCTGTCTGAATATCGCGAGGGCCTAAACCGTTGCGGAACAGCACGCCGGCGCAGTAGGGCGGAATTGTGCCCTGGACTGATAACTCTGTCGGCTCGAGCTCTTGGTAGCGGACATCAAACTAGCTTGTCAATGAGGCTGGTCAAGATGGTAGTGAATGCGACTTACACCCTGCGTGTTTGGCCAGTCATTATAATGGGTAGTAGTCGTTGACTCTTTAACTGACGACGCCATGtttgctgctgttgatgcTCAAGAGTGTATCAAGGAGAGGAATGACCATTTTATAGCATGAAAAGCcaatggaagaagaatccCACCCCCTCTGTATCCATAATAGAGTCAACCTCGTATAGTCGGGCACTGACATTACTCCGTCGGGACAGCCCCTCAAGTCAAGTAACAGCATAGCTCATGCTGGAATAAGCTAGTCTGAGCTACGGCGCCGCCATGATTAAGGTGATCCTAAGTGGGAATGTGCGTTAAAGCGAGTAGGCCAAGCGAAACAGGCAGAGACAAGTCACACGACCACGCTTTCGATAGGCTTTGAGGTATCGTTATATAAGGATGCCGGGTGTCATCATACTGACCGCTAACTTTAGGGTTGTGGCGGCTCAGACCTTGCGCCCGAGTGTCGCGAGAATAAACTCTAGAACCCTCAACAAGTTGGATGAGTGGACAGACGAGGGTCGTCGATCGGGCGATGGTTTGCGGTTCCCCCGAGGGTGGTAGCAGTCTTAATGCCAAATGCGGTAGTGGATTGCGACAGAACAAGATCTTGCTTAACATGGACTCCAAGGAATCCTTCAAATGAGGTGATATGCGTTTTGGTAAAGCATAGCTATCACTTTGATAAATATCCATTCACCCTAGTCAACTCTATCCCATGTATCATTTCCACCCGATATGGCGTCAGTTAAGTATAACGGTATCTCCGGTCATCCTGTATATATTAAGCATGCGTACAAGATGACTGCCGCCAGCCGCCGCATTGCTTGCTGTGGCCTTGACCCATCACCAGTAGTATGCGCACAAGCTTAACAATGTCAAGCTTCATTTAAAGATTTGAAACTGCTGG carries:
- a CDS encoding putative beta-carotene dioxygenase (unnamed protein product), giving the protein MASSVKESTTTTHYNDWPNTQGFDVRYQELEPTELSVQGTIPPYCAGVLFRNGLGPRDIQTEKQTTYRVSHWFDYFAQVHRFQIHTPTPEQPRVRVTHNSRLTCDGLIRRIQRTGYRGEITFGAKYDPCMTLFQKAQSVFKTIPQGVPDEVDISVSLNVNFPGLSATGSKQEKMPEPGIQTLCNRTDNSTFQMLDPQTLEPIGIADQTVLHPSLRGPLSAAHCKTDLTTGDVYNYNLDIGLTSTYRIFHVSRATGKTSILATFTHAATYVHSLLLTEHYVVLCLWNARFRAGGMSLLWTHNFVDALADYDPTQRSTWFVVDRTPGGRGLIARYESDPFFSFHTINAYEEHSSTNPSKTDIIADVCAYDSLDVLKRFYIDNILSDSATARHFGESRNHSARGAFRRFRLPAVPEASSPKTLTAELVFSMGKGLGPELPHVSPRVRGRKYRYVYGVTDSGKSVFLDGLVKHDVVTQTSLYWSQHGQTASEPIFVTDPDSEDEDGGVLLSVVLDGIEGRSYLLVLDAKTMTEVGRATVHGVVGFGFHGAHVRDA